The proteins below are encoded in one region of Neodiprion virginianus isolate iyNeoVirg1 chromosome 7, iyNeoVirg1.1, whole genome shotgun sequence:
- the LOC124309045 gene encoding protein tipE, with protein MRGSSSELLLDSSAARESEKYEIQQQELRRRKLFELGFGASRRRPPRRTCRQRFNFYATSALALVATSGGAALLFLVPLYVDPAISTLAADFSPHPVTCTTSRREDLAGLFNCSWSSCREGCTSDVYRCTHIYVTYAPWNNSSSGNYSGEEIDAGTSPPVDLGTPATDLVGEVEAILMVNIKGCGYPPIVDCENFTKELGFEGSKFPCHYSRVNGSIVMADYNREAQIATIMHFFAAPFVVTLATSVALCVMHCDCRCAAPPRHPQRTMRRPRIDDLSDHSISNRVDRRGHVPHCECGDVTRPL; from the exons ATGCGTGGCAGCAGCTCGGAGCTTTTGCTTGACTCGAGTGCGGCTCGCGAGAGTGAAAAGTACGAGATTCAGCAGCAAGAACTACGACGTCGCAAGCTGTTCGAGCTCGGTTTCGGGGCGTCGCGGCGCCGACCGCCTCGGCGAACCTGCCGTCAGCGGTTCAACTTCTACGCGACGTCGGCTCTGGCCCTCGTGGCGACATCCGGGGGAGCGGCCCTCCTCTTCCTCGTGCCCCTCTACGTCGACCCGGCAATCAGCACCCTGGCCGCGGACTTTTCACCCCATCCTGTAACCTGCACGACCTCCCGACGCGAGGACCTCGCCGGTCTTTTCAACTGTTCCTGGAGCTCTTGCCGCGAGGGATGCACCAGCGACGTCTACAGGTGCACCCACATCTACGTCACCTACGCACCCTGGAACAATTCGTCGTCCGGGAATTATTCCGGCGAGGAGATCGACGCGGGAACGTCGCCCCCGGTCGACCTCGGAACGCCAG CCACGGATCTCGTCGGCGAGGTTGAGGCGATACTGATGGTTAACATAAAGGGATGCGGCTACCCGCCGATAGTCGACTGCGAAAACTTCACCAAGGAGCTCGGCTTCGAGGGATCCAAGTTCCCCTGCCACTACAGTCGCGTTAACGGGAGTATAGTGATGGCCGACTACAATCGTGAGGCCCAAATCGCGACGATTATGCACTTCTTTGCCGCACCATTCGTAGTGACTTTGGCCACCAGTGTTGCTCTTTGTGTTATGCATTGTGACTGCAGATGTGCCGCTCCTCCGAGACACCCTCAGAGAACCATGCGGAGGCCCAGGATCGACGATCTCAG CGATCACTCGATAAGCAACAGGGTCGATCGGCGGGGTCACGTGCCACACTGCGAATGCGGTGACGTAACGAGGCCCTTATGA